In Numidum massiliense, a single genomic region encodes these proteins:
- a CDS encoding ABC transporter ATP-binding protein has translation MNTLCIRHLTKDYGNKRALSDVTLEIPQGMFGLLGPNGAGKTTLMRIVTSLLPPTTGELTYGDVRWHHAHEVRQIIGYLPQKFSLYKHIKVGEALLHVATLKGMRKGEARREVDGVLEQVNLTEQRDVKIGKLSGGMVRRVGIAQAMLGNPEIIVVDEPTAGLDPEERIRFRKYLRRLSKETVVIISTHIVEDVAATCEQTAVLVNGSVRICDSTEKVAQQAVGKVWEMQVAEEDFYELSEELNIVSSQKAAGHYRIRFLSETPPHGAEACQPHLEDGYLHLLQKS, from the coding sequence ATGAACACGTTATGCATACGCCATTTAACGAAAGACTACGGAAATAAACGCGCGCTGAGCGATGTCACGCTGGAGATCCCGCAAGGGATGTTTGGACTGCTCGGGCCAAACGGGGCGGGGAAAACGACGTTAATGCGCATCGTGACGTCACTCCTCCCACCGACTACAGGCGAACTGACTTACGGCGACGTGCGCTGGCACCATGCGCACGAAGTACGGCAAATCATCGGTTACTTGCCGCAAAAATTCTCCTTATATAAGCACATTAAAGTGGGCGAAGCGCTGTTGCACGTAGCGACTTTAAAAGGAATGCGCAAAGGTGAGGCGAGGCGGGAAGTAGACGGCGTACTCGAGCAAGTGAACCTTACCGAGCAACGCGACGTGAAGATTGGGAAACTGTCAGGTGGGATGGTGCGGCGAGTCGGCATCGCACAAGCGATGCTCGGGAACCCGGAAATTATCGTTGTCGATGAGCCGACGGCGGGACTCGATCCGGAAGAGCGCATCCGCTTTCGCAAGTATTTGCGTCGCTTGAGTAAGGAAACGGTCGTCATCATTTCGACCCATATCGTCGAAGATGTCGCTGCAACTTGTGAACAGACTGCCGTTTTAGTAAATGGTAGCGTACGAATATGTGACTCTACGGAAAAAGTCGCGCAACAGGCGGTAGGGAAAGTATGGGAAATGCAAGTTGCCGAGGAAGATTTTTATGAGCTATCGGAAGAACTGAACATCGTCTCTAGTCAAAAGGCGGCAGGGCACTACCGAATCCGCTTTCTTTCCGAAACACCGCCCCACGGGGCAGAAGCGTGTCAACCGCATCTCGAAGACGGCTATTTACATTTGCTACAAAAAAGTTGA
- the yqeK gene encoding bis(5'-nucleosyl)-tetraphosphatase (symmetrical) YqeK, translating to MQREQLLAAIESELNDARFQHTLRVAKTAVELAGRFGADPAKAELAALLHDYCKCWPRATLRQWIVDRQLDEDDLLNYGPALWHAFVGAAAVHERFGIDDEHVLNAVRYHTSGRPGMTPLEKVVCLADYIEPGRTFPGIDDVRDLAQHDLERALLRSFNNTVMWLLQNDRKVFPLTIAARNDLLVQIAARHKKEAL from the coding sequence ATGCAACGTGAACAACTTTTAGCGGCGATCGAGAGCGAGTTGAACGATGCGCGCTTTCAGCACACGCTGAGAGTCGCGAAAACGGCCGTCGAATTGGCGGGGCGGTTCGGTGCAGATCCCGCCAAAGCAGAACTGGCGGCACTGCTGCACGATTACTGCAAGTGCTGGCCGCGGGCGACACTCAGGCAATGGATCGTCGATCGGCAGTTAGATGAAGATGACTTGTTAAACTACGGACCGGCTTTATGGCACGCGTTTGTCGGCGCTGCTGCTGTACACGAGCGCTTCGGGATTGACGACGAACACGTGTTAAACGCGGTGCGTTACCATACATCGGGAAGGCCGGGGATGACGCCGTTAGAAAAAGTTGTCTGTCTCGCTGATTATATTGAGCCGGGGCGTACGTTCCCCGGCATCGACGACGTGCGCGATCTCGCACAGCACGACCTGGAACGGGCGCTATTGCGTTCGTTCAACAATACCGTCATGTGGCTGTTACAAAATGACCGCAAGGTGTTCCCGTTAACGATTGCGGCGCGCAATGACTTGTTAGTGCAAATAGCCGCTCGTCATAAAAAGGAGGCGTTATAA
- the aroE gene encoding shikimate dehydrogenase: METTVQATAHTQLLAVIGHPIAHSKSPQMHQAALNAQQLPLTYLAFDVWPEELQEAVSGLRALRVRGWNVTIPHKVAIIPFLDAIDEDAREIGAVNTVVNDGGRLIGYNTDGAGYLASLREETGITLREQRVLILGAGGAARAIAYVLARAGVPHIVVANRTASRARELASFVAQWTETSALALEEVAACTSDRTLIVNTTSVGMAPHTDATPLDPRLIPAGSVVSDLIYNPAKTLLLQEAEKRGCTIHNGLGMFIRQGALAYEKWTGKPAPLDVMRSAASS; this comes from the coding sequence ATGGAGACGACGGTTCAGGCGACGGCACACACACAGCTTTTAGCGGTCATCGGGCACCCGATCGCCCATTCAAAGTCACCACAGATGCATCAAGCCGCTTTAAATGCGCAGCAGCTTCCGTTGACGTATCTTGCCTTTGACGTGTGGCCGGAAGAGTTACAGGAAGCTGTGAGTGGGTTGCGTGCACTCAGGGTACGCGGCTGGAACGTCACGATTCCGCACAAAGTGGCGATTATACCTTTTCTAGATGCAATTGACGAAGATGCGCGGGAAATTGGCGCCGTCAATACGGTCGTGAACGACGGTGGCCGGCTCATCGGCTACAATACGGACGGGGCGGGCTACTTGGCGTCCTTGCGCGAGGAGACGGGAATAACGCTCCGTGAGCAGCGGGTGCTTATCTTAGGGGCAGGCGGTGCGGCGCGGGCGATCGCCTACGTGCTGGCGCGGGCTGGTGTACCACACATCGTCGTCGCTAACCGTACCGCTTCCCGAGCGCGCGAACTCGCCTCGTTTGTCGCACAGTGGACGGAGACATCGGCACTTGCCTTGGAAGAGGTAGCGGCGTGCACGAGCGACCGCACCTTAATCGTCAATACGACGTCTGTCGGCATGGCACCGCACACGGACGCCACGCCACTCGACCCACGGCTCATACCAGCGGGCTCTGTCGTGAGTGACTTAATTTATAATCCGGCGAAGACGCTGCTCTTGCAGGAAGCGGAAAAACGCGGCTGTACGATTCATAACGGGCTAGGGATGTTTATTCGCCAAGGGGCGCTCGCCTACGAGAAGTGGACGGGAAAGCCCGCACCGCTAGACGTCATGCGCTCTGCCGCTTCGTCGTAA
- a CDS encoding transposase produces MKRRQFTKEFKIQVAKEAMEVGNQALVARRYDLGSNLLNRWVREYKDGHYGDVPIESAQPREFSDLAQENDQLKRLLGEKDLEIAILRDLVKKQHPHLLKRLK; encoded by the coding sequence ATGAAACGCCGTCAGTTCACCAAGGAATTTAAAATCCAAGTCGCAAAGGAAGCCATGGAGGTTGGTAACCAAGCGCTAGTTGCTCGCCGCTATGATCTCGGTTCTAACTTGCTTAACCGATGGGTTCGCGAATATAAGGACGGGCACTACGGGGACGTCCCGATCGAATCCGCCCAACCACGCGAATTCAGTGATCTTGCTCAGGAAAATGATCAGCTAAAACGGTTGTTGGGCGAAAAGGATTTAGAAATTGCCATTTTGCGTGATCTTGTAAAAAAGCAGCACCCTCACTTGCTGAAAAGATTGAAGTAG
- the rsfS gene encoding ribosome silencing factor — protein sequence MDELQVAKLAVHAAEDKKAHRSVILDIRGLSVIADYFVITTGNSEKQVQAIVTGVKDAMAEAGIDIRGIEGYEQGRWVLIDAGDVVIHVFHRDERDFYGLERLWGDAKRVEAQ from the coding sequence TTGGATGAATTGCAAGTAGCTAAGTTAGCCGTTCACGCGGCCGAGGACAAAAAGGCGCACCGCTCCGTCATTTTAGACATTCGCGGGTTATCGGTCATCGCCGATTACTTTGTCATTACGACCGGGAACTCGGAAAAACAAGTGCAGGCGATCGTCACCGGGGTCAAAGATGCGATGGCCGAAGCGGGAATCGACATTCGCGGCATTGAAGGGTACGAACAAGGCCGCTGGGTGTTAATCGACGCTGGCGACGTCGTCATTCACGTGTTTCACCGCGACGAACGCGACTTTTACGGGTTAGAACGTCTATGGGGAGACGCGAAAAGGGTCGAGGCGCAGTGA
- a CDS encoding class I SAM-dependent DNA methyltransferase, which translates to MGRREKGRGAVTPLLRTTDDSYRQLAYVYDLLMRDAPYGEWLAWAEQMWRLAGSHPRQVVDLACGTGTLTRALAQTGRQAIGVDLSTDMLAVADQKAADRGGTQGADRVAGAGSVRSARGTTGARDGAVTWLQQDMRELQLPAAVDSVVCFCDSLNYLLTEGDWRETFRAVYDALQPNGVFLLDIHSEYKVRTVFGNEVYAWEESGVYCVWHNELDEAACAVDEALTLFVEGEDGCYERFDEWHRQRTFPPDVVRQWLVDAGFEVLMVTGDFRTTGGVRAEDERVFFCARKR; encoded by the coding sequence ATGGGGAGACGCGAAAAGGGTCGAGGCGCAGTGACGCCCCTTTTGCGAACGACTGACGATAGCTACCGGCAATTAGCTTATGTTTACGATTTACTCATGCGGGATGCGCCTTACGGCGAGTGGTTGGCGTGGGCTGAACAGATGTGGCGCTTGGCGGGTAGTCATCCCCGCCAAGTCGTCGATTTAGCCTGTGGGACAGGGACACTGACTCGTGCGCTAGCACAGACGGGTCGTCAAGCAATCGGCGTCGACTTGTCCACCGACATGTTGGCCGTGGCGGACCAGAAAGCGGCGGATAGGGGTGGTACGCAAGGTGCTGATCGCGTCGCAGGAGCCGGAAGTGTCAGAAGTGCCAGAGGTACCACAGGCGCTCGAGACGGTGCCGTCACGTGGCTGCAGCAAGATATGCGCGAGCTGCAATTGCCAGCAGCGGTGGACAGCGTCGTTTGTTTTTGTGACAGTCTGAACTACTTGCTGACGGAAGGAGATTGGCGCGAGACGTTCCGCGCAGTATACGATGCCTTACAGCCGAACGGCGTGTTTCTATTGGACATTCACAGTGAGTATAAGGTGCGCACCGTGTTCGGTAATGAAGTGTACGCGTGGGAGGAGTCGGGTGTGTACTGCGTCTGGCACAATGAGCTCGACGAGGCGGCGTGTGCTGTAGACGAAGCGCTCACCTTGTTTGTCGAAGGTGAAGACGGATGCTACGAGCGGTTCGACGAGTGGCATCGCCAGCGGACGTTTCCGCCTGACGTCGTGCGCCAGTGGCTGGTCGACGCCGGGTTTGAGGTGCTTATGGTGACGGGTGATTTCCGAACGACGGGAGGAGTTCGTGCCGAGGATGAGCGCGTCTTTTTTTGTGCGCGGAAACGGTAG
- a CDS encoding YiiX/YebB-like N1pC/P60 family cysteine hydrolase, whose amino-acid sequence MRLKKIVVSVIAFFVLAAGSFTTTVDASSKSALEADIKKKAKETAEYNKNWSNKLDQKAIDQALKDMGVSKKEITGMAKKKKKDRVGAVLVTTDTGASLGKLVGHAGIIHPDSKLRYTVESYPKKGVQRHKNNWTSRYKHLKKMYVKKASKKQYTKAANYAKKQIGKPYNYFFADKKTSKKFYCSQLVWRAWKNASGKDLDHDGGPSVWPVDLIRSKHTVAYYSK is encoded by the coding sequence ATGCGTTTAAAGAAAATCGTCGTTTCCGTCATTGCCTTCTTTGTTCTTGCCGCTGGCTCTTTCACGACTACAGTTGACGCTTCTTCAAAATCTGCTTTGGAGGCAGACATCAAGAAGAAGGCGAAGGAAACAGCTGAATACAACAAAAACTGGAGCAACAAACTGGACCAGAAAGCGATCGATCAAGCATTGAAAGACATGGGGGTGAGTAAAAAAGAAATAACGGGTATGGCCAAAAAGAAGAAGAAAGATAGGGTGGGCGCCGTGCTTGTCACAACGGACACTGGTGCTTCCCTTGGCAAGTTAGTTGGTCATGCAGGAATTATCCACCCGGATAGTAAACTTAGATATACAGTTGAAAGCTATCCGAAGAAAGGTGTCCAAAGACACAAAAATAACTGGACTAGCCGTTACAAACACCTTAAGAAAATGTACGTCAAGAAAGCGTCGAAGAAGCAGTATACTAAGGCAGCTAATTATGCCAAAAAACAAATTGGAAAGCCTTACAACTATTTCTTTGCCGATAAAAAGACGTCTAAGAAGTTCTACTGTTCCCAGCTCGTTTGGCGGGCTTGGAAAAATGCGAGCGGTAAAGACCTAGATCACGATGGCGGTCCCTCTGTTTGGCCTGTAGACCTAATCAGAAGTAAACATACCGTGGCGTACTATTCCAAGTAA
- a CDS encoding YncE family protein has protein sequence MRLKHVIPALLICIFLIACSPSDTVDSKYSTKKTTHKKSTKTVDLDGGSFGLLYTSSIERDAAFAVADEQGDILSSVNFKGQGVERIGSDGKGGYLLPATLGDDTRARIDRNGKMTVAGFKYQHTFADTQNDVQVIIYNTTMDENIMEIRKGEHVRKTTLPSLTRSALVYGKNVYVAVDADHYSYLYIVDIKSGKIKKRVAMVNDYGAVDDMQLFQGKIVMAPSIKGNEFIDHIVIFDLKTEKMKKVFLAKDVTPQFLAVDGDTLYVSTEEGYLFKLDQNYRVQKRVKEADDEDDHYLQQIRVDKDYVYTLTIIPRGDNTRAGYIGVFDKQTLKKVKNIDLPIMRETILKDFVLLNGKGSSLRN, from the coding sequence ATGCGACTCAAACACGTTATACCTGCTCTTCTAATTTGCATATTTTTAATCGCTTGCAGCCCCTCAGATACGGTTGATTCTAAATATTCTACCAAAAAAACCACCCATAAAAAGTCGACGAAAACGGTTGACTTAGACGGGGGATCCTTCGGTCTACTCTATACTTCATCCATCGAACGAGATGCCGCTTTTGCCGTTGCGGATGAACAAGGCGATATCCTTTCCTCTGTCAATTTTAAAGGGCAAGGCGTGGAGCGCATCGGGTCTGATGGAAAAGGCGGTTATTTACTTCCAGCTACTTTAGGTGATGACACAAGAGCTCGTATTGACCGTAATGGAAAAATGACCGTCGCTGGATTCAAGTATCAACATACCTTTGCGGATACGCAGAATGACGTACAAGTGATCATTTACAATACGACTATGGACGAAAATATTATGGAAATCCGCAAGGGAGAACACGTTCGCAAAACCACGCTTCCCAGCTTAACCCGTTCCGCACTCGTGTACGGTAAAAATGTGTACGTTGCTGTCGATGCGGATCATTATAGCTACCTATACATCGTTGATATCAAGAGCGGGAAGATAAAAAAGAGAGTCGCTATGGTAAATGATTATGGTGCAGTCGACGATATGCAACTATTCCAAGGGAAAATTGTAATGGCCCCTTCGATAAAGGGGAATGAATTTATAGACCATATAGTCATTTTCGACCTAAAAACAGAGAAAATGAAAAAGGTATTTCTCGCCAAGGACGTCACCCCGCAATTTTTAGCGGTAGACGGTGACACCCTCTACGTCTCTACGGAAGAAGGTTACCTTTTTAAGCTCGACCAAAACTATCGCGTGCAAAAACGTGTGAAAGAAGCCGACGATGAGGACGATCACTACCTACAGCAGATTCGAGTAGACAAGGACTACGTGTACACTTTAACGATTATTCCTCGCGGTGACAACACCCGTGCCGGTTACATCGGTGTTTTTGACAAACAGACGCTAAAAAAAGTAAAAAATATCGATCTGCCGATCATGCGCGAAACTATTCTAAAGGACTTTGTGTTACTTAACGGGAAGGGAAGTAGTCTACGAAATTAA
- a CDS encoding PsbP-related protein, whose product MHVQRNKLGQLLLAVACAFALLVGCSSAKSESAGDKESTTEASDKKKKTAKEPTANEKDDNNGKEDTDEDEKTDKDKSDDGPSQTTLASEQENVRKSPDGSFQIEAPKDWRERNDLNPQATLGLANLIKEKYLIILYDNKKDFVKGAKLDDYYDIVSTNMTDGAKDGKASKPQKLTINELPALHFSMPANVEGIDVQYIVYLVEADDKFYQLVFWTVDENVATHQAEFEKIAASFRPLAGDAGNATSTTKEAPKGEHVVKDEKNKVQLTVPGGWESTDDLNDSADIQVQNLQGDEYAIVIFDEKKENELVLDDFVDFFHEMTADSIDNLKTTSPKKITIGNYKALQFEATGEMSKYKIAYLYTVVETKTHFYQIMAWSNQDQFAESKKTFQRMVNSFKDLK is encoded by the coding sequence ATGCACGTACAAAGGAACAAACTGGGGCAACTGCTCTTAGCCGTAGCATGCGCATTTGCTCTACTCGTCGGGTGTAGCTCAGCCAAAAGCGAGTCCGCAGGCGACAAAGAGTCTACAACCGAAGCGAGTGACAAAAAGAAAAAAACAGCGAAAGAACCTACAGCAAACGAAAAAGACGACAACAACGGTAAGGAAGACACGGATGAGGACGAAAAAACTGACAAGGACAAAAGTGACGACGGCCCCTCGCAAACAACTCTCGCCTCAGAGCAAGAGAATGTGCGCAAAAGCCCCGACGGTTCATTTCAAATCGAGGCACCCAAAGATTGGCGAGAGCGAAACGACTTAAACCCGCAAGCGACACTCGGCCTTGCCAATTTAATTAAGGAGAAATACTTGATTATTTTGTACGACAATAAAAAGGACTTCGTCAAGGGCGCCAAACTCGATGACTATTACGACATTGTGAGTACCAATATGACAGACGGTGCAAAAGACGGTAAAGCGAGCAAACCGCAGAAACTGACGATCAATGAGCTCCCGGCCCTTCATTTCAGTATGCCCGCGAACGTAGAAGGCATCGATGTCCAGTACATCGTGTATCTCGTCGAGGCGGACGACAAGTTTTATCAACTCGTCTTTTGGACTGTAGATGAAAATGTCGCGACCCATCAAGCGGAGTTTGAAAAAATAGCCGCCAGCTTCCGCCCATTAGCCGGAGACGCGGGCAACGCAACTTCCACCACTAAAGAGGCACCGAAAGGCGAACACGTCGTGAAAGACGAGAAGAACAAAGTACAGCTGACCGTTCCCGGCGGGTGGGAGTCGACGGACGATCTGAACGACAGCGCCGACATTCAAGTACAAAACTTGCAAGGGGACGAATACGCCATCGTCATTTTCGATGAAAAAAAGGAAAATGAGTTGGTCTTAGACGACTTCGTCGATTTCTTCCACGAAATGACGGCCGATTCGATCGACAACTTAAAAACGACCTCCCCGAAGAAAATAACAATAGGCAACTACAAGGCGCTGCAATTTGAGGCGACCGGGGAAATGAGTAAGTACAAAATCGCTTATTTGTACACTGTCGTCGAAACGAAGACGCACTTCTACCAAATCATGGCATGGTCCAACCAAGACCAATTTGCCGAGAGCAAAAAGACGTTTCAAAGAATGGTTAATTCCTTTAAGGATCTGAAGTAA
- a CDS encoding nicotinate-nucleotide adenylyltransferase translates to MRVGLMGGTFDPIHLGHLIAADHVQEQLDLDEVWFLLAAVPPHKSGQRITAPEHRLQMVRLAVSDHPHFRVCTIEFERRGRSYTVDTLTILRQRYPEHDFFFMIGGDMVQNLPNWHRVDDLVHLVEFVGMTRPGYARQPLPPPIAAAVQYAELRLVDISATDIRERVKEGRSIRYIVPDQVRNYIEEQQLYAT, encoded by the coding sequence ATGCGGGTCGGACTAATGGGTGGCACGTTTGATCCGATTCACCTCGGGCACCTCATCGCCGCGGATCATGTACAGGAACAATTGGACTTAGACGAAGTATGGTTTTTACTAGCAGCAGTGCCGCCGCACAAGAGCGGCCAGAGGATTACCGCCCCAGAGCATCGCCTGCAAATGGTGCGTTTGGCCGTTTCTGACCACCCGCATTTTCGCGTCTGCACGATTGAATTTGAACGGCGCGGGCGTTCGTACACCGTCGATACGCTCACCATTTTGCGGCAGCGGTATCCGGAACACGACTTTTTCTTTATGATCGGTGGGGATATGGTACAAAATTTACCGAACTGGCACCGCGTCGACGACCTCGTCCACTTGGTGGAGTTTGTCGGCATGACGCGTCCCGGGTACGCACGGCAGCCGTTACCACCCCCGATTGCGGCGGCGGTACAGTATGCCGAATTGCGGCTCGTCGACATTTCGGCGACAGACATTCGGGAGCGGGTAAAAGAAGGGCGTTCGATCCGTTATATCGTACCGGATCAAGTGAGAAACTACATTGAGGAGCAACAGTTATATGCAACGTGA
- a CDS encoding exonuclease SbcCD subunit D — protein MRILHTADWHLGKTLEGRDRSEEQYRVMAEICEIAEEEAVDLVLIAGDVYQTVNPPAWAENLFYETIHRLSNFGKRAVVVISGNHDNPERIRAANPLADKQGVYLVGLPKDELTPSKLPRPHSVQAVAARTGLLELAVPTCAHHAVLALLPYPSEARLQELLSASAEVSDIRAAYSERIGQWFAAQEAYFRPDTVNVAMSHLFVHGGQESDSERQIQLGGAYAVEADKLPRTAHYVALGHLHRPQKVAAALAPTRYAGSPLAYSFSEAGQEKSVVLIEAEPGKSATTRLIRLTSGRPLMRWEVTGGLTQLDTWCSEGKDAEAWIDLELHVPHPLSQEDIRRVRKMHRGFVHIRPVFPEGEAETEHVRTPEAKRPEALFRRFYNERTGGEPREAVVDLFLELLHEEADVDGTDSRKEVADEAS, from the coding sequence ATGCGTATTTTACATACGGCGGACTGGCACCTCGGAAAAACGTTGGAAGGACGCGACAGGTCGGAAGAGCAGTACCGCGTGATGGCGGAAATTTGCGAGATTGCGGAAGAGGAAGCGGTCGACCTCGTCTTAATTGCCGGCGATGTGTACCAAACGGTCAATCCACCGGCGTGGGCGGAAAACTTGTTTTACGAGACGATTCACCGGCTTAGCAACTTTGGTAAGCGCGCAGTCGTCGTCATTTCCGGCAATCACGACAACCCGGAGCGCATTCGCGCCGCCAACCCGCTCGCCGACAAGCAAGGGGTTTATTTAGTCGGCTTGCCGAAGGATGAGCTGACACCGTCAAAACTACCGCGTCCGCACAGTGTCCAAGCTGTCGCCGCCCGCACGGGGCTGCTTGAACTGGCAGTGCCGACGTGTGCACATCATGCGGTTCTTGCGCTATTACCGTACCCGTCGGAAGCGCGACTACAAGAACTGCTGTCGGCGAGTGCCGAGGTGAGCGACATTCGCGCCGCTTATTCGGAGCGGATCGGGCAGTGGTTCGCCGCGCAGGAGGCATACTTTCGTCCGGACACGGTCAATGTGGCGATGAGTCACTTGTTTGTGCACGGGGGACAGGAATCCGATTCGGAGCGGCAAATTCAACTCGGCGGCGCGTATGCGGTCGAAGCGGACAAGCTACCTCGCACCGCGCACTATGTCGCGCTCGGCCACTTACACCGCCCGCAAAAAGTGGCAGCGGCCTTAGCGCCGACGCGTTACGCCGGATCGCCGCTCGCCTACAGTTTTTCCGAGGCAGGACAAGAGAAGTCGGTCGTGCTCATTGAAGCCGAACCGGGCAAGTCTGCGACGACGCGCCTCATACGACTCACTTCTGGCCGGCCGCTCATGCGCTGGGAGGTCACAGGCGGCTTGACCCAATTAGACACGTGGTGTAGTGAGGGGAAAGATGCCGAGGCGTGGATCGATTTGGAACTACACGTGCCGCACCCGCTCTCGCAAGAAGACATTCGCCGCGTGCGCAAAATGCACCGCGGTTTTGTGCACATTCGCCCCGTTTTTCCCGAGGGCGAGGCGGAAACAGAGCATGTCCGTACGCCAGAGGCAAAGCGTCCGGAGGCGCTGTTCCGGCGCTTTTACAATGAACGCACGGGGGGCGAGCCGCGCGAAGCGGTGGTAGATCTGTTTTTGGAGCTGTTGCACGAGGAAGCGGACGTCGATGGGACAGATAGTAGGAAGGAAGTCGCCGATGAAGCCTCTTAA
- a CDS encoding IS3 family transposase, whose translation MQTVLRIVHVPRSTYYYQKHYRVKEKKVSGGRPAPGYSFTNSGQKVSDEQIKEWLMELVSGDGYAYGYRKLTVALRSTYDLVINKKKVYRLCKRLGILLPQRRKRIRHPRRLARNRLVERSNELWETDIKYGYIAGENRFFFLLSYIDVYDRSIIDYHVGLACEGQDAVQVLQRALSTRGLQEAQEKPIIRTDNGPQFVSKVFEEACEHYGCEHERIPPNTPNKNAHIEAFHRIVEDECFNKYSFETYEEAYRTVIGFMDFYNNRRIHGSIGDMSPAQFFHAHQTSSLRTKAVRL comes from the coding sequence ATCCAAACCGTTTTACGGATTGTCCACGTACCGCGTTCCACCTATTACTATCAGAAACACTATCGGGTGAAGGAGAAGAAAGTAAGTGGGGGGAGACCGGCACCAGGTTACTCCTTCACAAACAGCGGGCAAAAAGTGTCCGACGAACAAATTAAAGAATGGCTTATGGAGCTCGTCTCGGGTGATGGCTACGCGTATGGGTACCGAAAATTAACGGTGGCGCTCCGTTCGACGTACGATTTAGTCATTAATAAGAAAAAAGTGTACCGTCTCTGCAAACGGTTAGGCATCTTACTGCCGCAGCGACGGAAGCGAATCCGCCACCCTAGGCGCCTTGCACGTAACCGCCTCGTTGAGCGATCGAATGAGCTGTGGGAAACAGACATCAAGTATGGGTACATTGCCGGAGAAAACCGCTTTTTCTTCCTGCTTTCCTACATTGACGTTTATGACCGTTCGATTATTGACTATCATGTTGGATTAGCTTGCGAAGGTCAAGACGCTGTTCAGGTGCTACAACGAGCGCTTTCGACACGCGGGCTTCAGGAGGCACAAGAAAAGCCGATCATCCGGACGGACAATGGTCCACAGTTCGTATCTAAAGTATTCGAAGAAGCTTGTGAACACTACGGTTGTGAGCACGAACGTATTCCGCCGAACACACCGAATAAAAATGCCCATATTGAGGCGTTTCATCGGATCGTTGAGGACGAATGCTTCAACAAGTATTCCTTTGAGACGTACGAGGAAGCATATCGTACCGTCATAGGCTTTATGGACTTTTATAACAACCGCCGCATACACGGTAGTATTGGGGACATGAGCCCCGCGCAGTTTTTCCATGCGCATCAAACATCTTCGTTGCGCACGAAAGCCGTTCGACTCTGA